The Geotoga petraea genome has a segment encoding these proteins:
- a CDS encoding SLC13 family permease: MDALIVLAVTVLAYYFIIFSKKVNKAIMTFFLATILFILKPVAGLTFENAGEIVSFETLGILLGMMIIVEIMKETGFFTFIAINVIKISKARFWMVMFLLMIVVIFFSAFLDNLVTILLIAPIIFLIADTVKINPAPLMIFTIIVDNIGGMSTLIGSPLNIVLGSIGNLDFNRFLLTMLPISMISFVSSFFMFKSQNKFDIKLLNKRLQGLMKMDPYKAIQDKNLMIKSVVIFLIVLIGFMLHTVINIDLALIAMSGALLLMLLSNRDFEKMAKKIDWNTMFFYAGLFILTYSLEKIGVIELISNVFMPLNDNPLILMLVFMWLGALITPFLSAVPGALIMAPVISLLISNGAPYELWFAFAIGANLGTNLTPLGAVQNIVGLSLIEKQTGSSYGFTQYIKMTYKFVLVPMILGSGYLITFYYFFS, encoded by the coding sequence ATGGATGCATTGATAGTTTTGGCAGTGACAGTTTTAGCCTATTACTTTATTATTTTTTCAAAAAAAGTAAACAAGGCCATAATGACTTTTTTTCTTGCAACAATACTTTTTATATTAAAGCCTGTAGCGGGGTTAACCTTTGAAAACGCTGGAGAAATTGTTAGCTTTGAAACTTTAGGTATATTACTTGGTATGATGATCATTGTAGAAATAATGAAGGAAACAGGTTTTTTCACTTTTATAGCTATAAATGTGATCAAAATAAGCAAGGCGAGATTTTGGATGGTTATGTTTTTGTTGATGATAGTAGTAATATTTTTTTCAGCTTTTTTAGACAATTTGGTAACTATACTTCTGATTGCTCCAATAATATTTTTAATTGCAGACACGGTTAAAATAAATCCTGCCCCTTTGATGATTTTTACAATAATTGTAGATAATATCGGTGGAATGAGTACTTTAATTGGTAGCCCTTTGAACATTGTACTGGGATCCATAGGTAATTTAGACTTCAACAGGTTCTTGTTGACTATGCTTCCAATATCTATGATATCTTTCGTTTCATCATTTTTTATGTTTAAGAGTCAAAATAAGTTTGATATAAAATTATTAAATAAAAGGTTGCAAGGTTTGATGAAAATGGATCCATATAAAGCAATTCAAGATAAAAATCTTATGATCAAATCTGTGGTTATATTTTTGATAGTTTTGATAGGGTTCATGTTACATACGGTCATAAATATAGATCTTGCTTTGATAGCTATGAGTGGAGCTTTGTTATTGATGCTTCTTTCCAACAGGGATTTTGAGAAGATGGCTAAAAAAATAGATTGGAATACTATGTTTTTTTATGCAGGCTTGTTTATTCTTACTTATTCCTTGGAAAAGATAGGAGTAATTGAACTGATTTCAAATGTTTTTATGCCGTTAAATGACAACCCTTTGATATTGATGCTTGTATTTATGTGGCTTGGAGCTTTGATAACTCCATTTTTAAGTGCTGTTCCTGGAGCTCTTATAATGGCTCCTGTTATATCGTTGTTGATTTCAAATGGTGCACCTTATGAGCTTTGGTTTGCTTTCGCAATAGGAGCTAATTTGGGTACTAACTTGACACCTTTGGGAGCTGTTCAGAATATAGTGGGGCTATCATTAATAGAAAAACAAACTGGCTCAAGCTACGGATTTACTCAATATATAAAAATGACTTATAAATTTGTCTTGGTACCTATGATTTTAGGGTCGGGGTATTTGATTACATTTTATTATTTTTTCTCTTAA
- the ffh gene encoding signal recognition particle protein has protein sequence MFENIQKKLSLAVKNLAGKGKITEKNIQDAVRQVKMSLLEADVNYKVVKDFISKVKEQALGKAVLESLSPDQEFIRVVKNNLVELMGGEKPEKIIVSRNPGFIMMAGLQGSGKTTTSAKLANMYQKDGKKPLLIAADTYRPAAIDQLEQLGEQIGVPVFTGDRKNAVKIVKEGKKYAEKLLHDIVIVDTAGRLHIDEKMMDELDQIKELINPEEILMVVDAMMGQDAVNSAKEFNSRLELTGLIVTKLDGDSRGGVIISTRQVTQKPIKMVGVGEKIEDIEPFYADRYASRILGMGDVLSLIEKAEKDIDQKQAEEDAKKMMEGKFDLDDFLKQIKQIRKMGPLGKILEMVPGMPKENVDLSKGESEMNKMEAIISSMTLKERRHPRILNYSRKQRISKGSGTTLQDINRLLKQYEQLKKAMKQFNKMGKKKFLGKMPFKM, from the coding sequence ATGTTTGAAAATATTCAGAAAAAGTTGTCTTTAGCAGTAAAGAATTTAGCCGGTAAAGGTAAAATAACAGAAAAAAATATACAAGATGCCGTAAGGCAGGTAAAAATGTCTTTGCTTGAGGCAGATGTGAATTATAAGGTAGTGAAAGATTTTATTTCAAAAGTTAAAGAACAGGCCTTGGGTAAAGCCGTTTTAGAAAGTCTATCTCCAGATCAAGAGTTTATAAGAGTTGTTAAAAACAATCTTGTTGAACTTATGGGTGGAGAAAAACCAGAAAAAATTATTGTGTCAAGAAATCCTGGATTTATTATGATGGCTGGGTTACAAGGCAGTGGTAAAACTACAACATCCGCTAAACTTGCGAACATGTATCAAAAAGATGGTAAGAAGCCTCTTTTAATAGCCGCAGATACATACAGGCCTGCAGCTATTGACCAGTTGGAACAACTCGGTGAACAAATCGGCGTTCCTGTTTTTACTGGTGATAGAAAAAATGCCGTAAAGATAGTAAAAGAAGGGAAAAAATACGCTGAAAAATTATTGCACGATATAGTAATAGTAGATACAGCTGGAAGGCTTCACATTGATGAAAAGATGATGGATGAACTCGACCAGATCAAAGAATTAATAAACCCCGAAGAAATTCTTATGGTAGTAGATGCAATGATGGGTCAAGATGCGGTAAATTCTGCAAAAGAATTCAACAGCAGATTAGAACTTACTGGTCTTATTGTTACCAAATTAGATGGTGACTCTCGTGGAGGAGTTATTATTTCTACAAGGCAGGTAACACAAAAACCAATTAAAATGGTTGGTGTTGGAGAGAAGATCGAAGACATTGAACCTTTTTATGCAGACAGATACGCTAGCAGAATCCTTGGTATGGGAGATGTTCTATCTTTAATTGAAAAAGCTGAGAAAGACATTGACCAAAAGCAAGCTGAAGAAGACGCCAAAAAAATGATGGAAGGTAAGTTTGATTTAGATGATTTCCTAAAACAAATAAAACAAATTAGAAAGATGGGGCCTTTAGGAAAAATTCTTGAAATGGTTCCAGGGATGCCGAAAGAAAATGTTGACCTTTCAAAAGGCGAGTCAGAAATGAACAAAATGGAAGCGATAATAAGCTCAATGACTTTGAAAGAAAGAAGACATCCAAGAATTTTGAATTATTCCAGAAAACAGAGGATTTCCAAAGGTAGTGGTACTACCTTACAAGATATAAATAGGCTTTTAAAACAATACGAACAACTTAAAAAAGCTATGAAACAGTTTAACAAAATGGGTAAGAAAAAGTTTTTAGGTAAAATGCCATTTAAAATGTAA
- a CDS encoding KH domain-containing protein translates to MKELLESILKKIVKHPSDVAIAEFEEDGNVIFEIVVHSDDVGQIIGKDGRTIKSINTILNAAKGENDKKFVLKVIR, encoded by the coding sequence ATGAAAGAATTGCTTGAAAGCATTCTAAAAAAAATCGTTAAGCACCCCAGCGATGTTGCAATAGCAGAATTCGAAGAAGATGGAAATGTTATTTTTGAAATTGTTGTTCATTCTGACGACGTAGGTCAAATAATCGGCAAAGACGGAAGAACTATCAAATCTATCAATACTATTTTAAATGCTGCAAAAGGGGAGAATGACAAAAAGTTTGTTCTTAAAGTTATAAGGTGA
- the rpsP gene encoding 30S ribosomal protein S16 has product MVKIRLNRMGRRHQPFYRIVVVDSRVKRSGKYIESLGYYNPIDDNDPYKLDTEKALEWLLKGAQPTKTAKNILSKAGVMEKFDKTKYEARKARKEENNQ; this is encoded by the coding sequence ATGGTAAAAATAAGATTAAACAGAATGGGTAGAAGACATCAACCTTTTTACAGAATTGTGGTGGTGGATTCAAGAGTTAAAAGAAGTGGTAAATACATCGAATCATTAGGCTATTACAACCCTATAGATGACAACGATCCTTACAAGTTGGATACAGAAAAAGCTTTAGAGTGGTTATTAAAAGGTGCTCAACCAACAAAAACCGCAAAAAATATTTTATCAAAAGCCGGAGTAATGGAAAAATTCGATAAAACAAAATATGAAGCAAGAAAGGCCAGAAAAGAGGAAAATAATCAATGA